The genomic DNA GGCAAAAATATTTAGTCCATAATAAAATTGAAACTCCCAAGGCAAAAGAAATTGTTGCTAAAGATTATTATGCAGATGATAGTGGAATGACACCCAGATATTATCAACAAAATGCAGTTAATAGAACTTTAGAAGCAATTGCTAAAGAACAAAACAGAATTATATTAGTAATGGCAACAGGTACAGGTAAAACCTATACCGCATTTAATATTATTTGGCGTTTATGGAAAACTGGTATAAAAAAACGTATTCTATTTTTAGCAGATAGAAATGCACTACTAACTCAAACTAAAAATGGAGATTTCTCCCCTTTTGGGAATGATATTATGCATATCATTAAAAATAGAAAAATTGATAAATCTTATCAAATTTATTTTGCATTATACCAAGGTTTAACAAGTACAGACGATTCTAAAAATGCTTACAAAGAATTTAGTAAGGATTTCTTCGATTTAGTAGTAATTGACGAATGTCATAGAGGTTCTGCTTCAGAAGCTTCTGCATGGAGAGAAGTTTTAGACTATTTCTCTTCTGCAACTCAAATCGGTTTAACTGCAACACCAAAAGAAACAAAAGATGTTTCTAATATGGAGTACTTTGGCGAACCTGTTTATACGTATTCTTTAAAACAGGGAATTGATGATGGTTTTTTAGCACCTTATAAAGTTGTAAGAATTACTACAAGTGTAGATGAGGGTTGGAGACCAACAGCAGGTTTAGTCGATAAATACGGACATGAAATTGAGGATAGAATCTATAATTTAAAAGATTATGATAAAAAATTAGCTATTGACGAACGAACCGAAATTGTAGCAAAGAAAATTACTGAATATTTAAAAGCAACTGATCGATATGCAAAAACAATTGTTTTTTGTGTAGATATAGATCATGCTAATAGAATGCGACAAGCATTGATAAACGAAAACGCAGATTTAGTCGCTAAAAACTGGAACTATTGTGTAAAAATTACTGGTGATGATGAAGTTGGAAAACAAGAATTAGATAATTTTACAGATGTAGAAGAACGTTTTCCTGTAATTGCAACATCTTCTAAAATGTTAACTACAGGTATAGATACTAAAATGGTGAAATTTATTGTTTTAGAATCCAATATACAATCCGTTACAGAATTCAAACAAATAATTGGTAGAGGAACAAGAATACGTGAAGCTGAAGGTAAAGTCTTTTTTACTATTATGGACTTTAGAAAAGCCACTAATATTTTTGCAAGACCCGATTTTGATGGAGATCCTGTTCAAATTTATGAACCAACAGATGGTCAACCAGTTGTTCCTCCAGAAGAAGATGACATTACATTACCAAGTGATGGTGAAGAACCATTAATTCCTGATGATTTTAGACCAACAACTCCAGATATAAATATCGACAATGAAGAAACAGAAGTTAGAAAATATTATGTGAACCAAGTTCCTGTTTCTATAGTAAATGAGCGAGTTCAGTATTATGGAAAGGATGGTAAGCTAATTACAGAGTCTTTAAAAGATTACTCAAGAAAAAACATTACCAAGGAGTTTTCTTCTTTAGATGATTTCCTTCAAAAATGGAATGCATCTGAAAAGAAAGAAGAATTAATAAAGGAATTAGCAGAACACGGAGTTTTGTTAGAAGCGCTTCGTGAAGATGTTGGATTAGATTTAGACGATTTCGATTTAATTTGCCATATCGCATTTGACCAACCTGCTTTAACAAGAACTGAAAGAGCAAACAATGTTCGTAAGCGCAACTACTTTAGTAAATACTCTGATACTGCTCAAAAAGTATTAAAGAGTTTACTAGATAAATACGAACAAGAGGGTATTGTGTCAATTGAACAAGGCTCTATCCTTAAAGTAAAGCCTTTAAATGAAATGGGATCACCTGTTGAGTTAGTGAGAGCCTTTGGAAAGCGTAAAGACTTTGAAAAAGCTGTTAAAGAATTAGAAAACGAAATATATAATATTGCTTAAAAATGAAAATATCTCAAATAATCGATAAGATTGATGAAAAACAACTTTTTATACCTGCTTTCCAAAGAGAATATGTTTGGAAAAGAAAAAACGCTAAAGATTTAGTTTCATCATTAATCCAAGACTACCCAACTGGCACAATGCTTACTTGGGAGACTAATTATCCGCCAGAATTAAAAGGAGAACACAAATACGATGAACGACAAGGTGCTGTAAAATTAATTTTAGATGGTCAACAACGTATTACTACATTATATATGTTAATGACAGGTAACATACCTCCTTATTATAAAAAACATGAAATTTTAGTTGACATAAGAAACCTATATGTAAATGTTCAAACTTTAGTTCTTGAATATTATAAAATAACAATAATGCAAAATGACCCTTTATGGGTAAACATTACAGATATTTTTCAAGGAAAAATTAGATATAGAGATGTAATACATCAATTAGAAGTTAATTTAGATGGAGAGCGAGTAGAAAGAGAAAAATCAGATTTAATTGATGATAATTTTAGAGCTATTGAAAAAATAAAAGATAGAGATTTTCAAGAGCAAATTATACCACCAAAAGCCTCTTTAAAGGAAGCAATTGATATTTTTTATATTGTAAATGCGAGTGGAGTAAATCTTACAGATGCTGAATTAGCATTGGCGCAAATTTCTGGGTATTGGCCAGAAGCTAGAGATTTATTTAAAACTAAACTCGTTCAATTAGAGAAAGATGGTTATGTTTTTAAGCTCGATTTTATCGTTTATGTACTGTTAGGCATATTGCATAATATGGGTTCTAAATTAGACAAACTACACAGTCAAGATAATAAAGAAAACATAAAAAAAGCATGGAAAAGATTAGATGAAGACGTGTTAGATTATGTTTTTAACGTATTAAAAAGTCAAGCATATATAGACCATACTAAAGAAGTTAACTCTGTTTATGCCTTTGTACCAATTATTGTTTATGCTTACAATAAAGGTTCAAAAAAACTTACCCAAATAGAAATTAAGAAAGTAATAAAATGGTTTTATTATTCTCAAATTCGTCAACGTTATGTTAGTCAGTTACAACAGAAATTAGATAAAGATATTGGCATTGTTGCTAAAGATGAAAATCCTTTTGATAAACTTTTATCGATAATAGCTGCAGAACGTCCTTTAGAAATTAGTAAAGATGAATTTGTAGGTATAGGAATTAGTCATGCTCTTTGGGGTCTAATGAATTTTTATTTCAAAAGCAAAGGAGCAATTTGCTTTACAACAGGTATTAATATTCGTAAAAATATGGGTAAAAAATACGAACTCGAATGGGATCATATTTTTCCGTATTCTTTATTAAAACTTGAGGGTTATAATAGAAACAATAGAGTAAAATATAGTCTTGCACAAGAAATAACGAACAGGGCAATTCTAACACAACTTGGTAATCGCAAAAAAAGCAACCATTTAGCAGAAGGTTATTTAGAAGATACCTCAATACACTTTCCTGATGCTTTAGAAAAACAATGCATTCCACAAGATAAGGAGTTGTGGAAAATGGAGAATTTTGAACTTTTTTTAGAAAAAAGAAGAATTCTTTTGGCAAAAGAACTCAATTATTTCTTAAATAATATCACAGAAACAAACTATGAATCTTTAGATATGGATATTGTAGAAATGATAATGTCTGGTGAAAATTCGCAGGTTGAATTTAAAACAACCATGCGTTATGACATGAGAGAAAATAAAGTAAATAAAAAATTAGAGCAAGTAATCTTAAAAACTTTAGCTGCATTCTCTAATGGTCAAGGAGGTACTCTAATTATGGGAGTTACAGACGAACAAGATATTATAGGTTTAGAAAATGATTATAAAACCTTAAAAGACGCCAATAAAGATGAATTTGAGTTACATTTAAGAAATTTAATCAATCAAAATTACGGAGTTGATTTTGCTACAAATAATATAGAAATAACATTTCCTGAAGTAAATGAAACGGAAATTTGTGTTGTAGAAATAAAGCAAGGATTAAGACCTGTATATACAGAGATTACAGATAAAAATGGTGGAAAAAGCAAACGATTTTATGTGCGTAGCGGAAATTCATCACAAGAAATAGACATTACAGAAGTAGCACAGTATATTAACCAAAGATTTGAAACAGTAGTTTAATGAGCAACATAACAACCAACATAAAAGGCATAAGAGATATTATGCGAAAAGACACAGGAGTAGATGGAGATGCACAGCGTATTTCGCAAATGGTCTGGATGCTTTTTATGAAAATATTTGCCGATAAAGAAGAAGAATGGGAAATTACCATAGATAATTACGAATCGCCTATTCCTGAACATTTAAAATGGCAAAATTGGGCAGCAGATGATGAAGGAAAGACTGGTGATGAATTAATGGAGTTTATTGAAACCGAATTATTTCCTACTCTAAAAGATTTAGATATTACGATAAGTCCACAAGCAAAAATTATACGTTCTGTATTTGATGATACTTATAATTTCATGAAAAACGGAACGCTTTTTCGTCAAGTAATAAATGTTATTAATGAAATAGATTTTAATAGCACTTCAGAACGTCATGTGTTTAATGATTTGTATGAAACTATTCTAAAAGATCTGCAATCTGCAGGTTCTTCTGGTGAATATTACACACCAAGAGCTGTTACGCAGTTTATGGTAGATATGATTAACCCACAATTAGGAGAAAGCGTTTTAGATCCTGCATGTGGAACAGGTGGATT from Polaribacter sp. ALD11 includes the following:
- the hsdR gene encoding EcoAI/FtnUII family type I restriction enzme subunit R; translation: MNKKNLSERDICTKFINPAIEKAGWNMRTQVREEVSFTDGRIIVQGKLYTRGKSKRADYILYYKSNIPIAIIEAKDNKKAVGHGMQQALEYSEILQIPFIFTSNGDSFVFHDKTRKEGNLEQELTLDSFPSPEELWQKYLVHNKIETPKAKEIVAKDYYADDSGMTPRYYQQNAVNRTLEAIAKEQNRIILVMATGTGKTYTAFNIIWRLWKTGIKKRILFLADRNALLTQTKNGDFSPFGNDIMHIIKNRKIDKSYQIYFALYQGLTSTDDSKNAYKEFSKDFFDLVVIDECHRGSASEASAWREVLDYFSSATQIGLTATPKETKDVSNMEYFGEPVYTYSLKQGIDDGFLAPYKVVRITTSVDEGWRPTAGLVDKYGHEIEDRIYNLKDYDKKLAIDERTEIVAKKITEYLKATDRYAKTIVFCVDIDHANRMRQALINENADLVAKNWNYCVKITGDDEVGKQELDNFTDVEERFPVIATSSKMLTTGIDTKMVKFIVLESNIQSVTEFKQIIGRGTRIREAEGKVFFTIMDFRKATNIFARPDFDGDPVQIYEPTDGQPVVPPEEDDITLPSDGEEPLIPDDFRPTTPDINIDNEETEVRKYYVNQVPVSIVNERVQYYGKDGKLITESLKDYSRKNITKEFSSLDDFLQKWNASEKKEELIKELAEHGVLLEALREDVGLDLDDFDLICHIAFDQPALTRTERANNVRKRNYFSKYSDTAQKVLKSLLDKYEQEGIVSIEQGSILKVKPLNEMGSPVELVRAFGKRKDFEKAVKELENEIYNIA
- a CDS encoding DUF262 domain-containing protein produces the protein MKISQIIDKIDEKQLFIPAFQREYVWKRKNAKDLVSSLIQDYPTGTMLTWETNYPPELKGEHKYDERQGAVKLILDGQQRITTLYMLMTGNIPPYYKKHEILVDIRNLYVNVQTLVLEYYKITIMQNDPLWVNITDIFQGKIRYRDVIHQLEVNLDGERVEREKSDLIDDNFRAIEKIKDRDFQEQIIPPKASLKEAIDIFYIVNASGVNLTDAELALAQISGYWPEARDLFKTKLVQLEKDGYVFKLDFIVYVLLGILHNMGSKLDKLHSQDNKENIKKAWKRLDEDVLDYVFNVLKSQAYIDHTKEVNSVYAFVPIIVYAYNKGSKKLTQIEIKKVIKWFYYSQIRQRYVSQLQQKLDKDIGIVAKDENPFDKLLSIIAAERPLEISKDEFVGIGISHALWGLMNFYFKSKGAICFTTGINIRKNMGKKYELEWDHIFPYSLLKLEGYNRNNRVKYSLAQEITNRAILTQLGNRKKSNHLAEGYLEDTSIHFPDALEKQCIPQDKELWKMENFELFLEKRRILLAKELNYFLNNITETNYESLDMDIVEMIMSGENSQVEFKTTMRYDMRENKVNKKLEQVILKTLAAFSNGQGGTLIMGVTDEQDIIGLENDYKTLKDANKDEFELHLRNLINQNYGVDFATNNIEITFPEVNETEICVVEIKQGLRPVYTEITDKNGGKSKRFYVRSGNSSQEIDITEVAQYINQRFETVV